The proteins below are encoded in one region of Phaseolus vulgaris cultivar G19833 chromosome 1, P. vulgaris v2.0, whole genome shotgun sequence:
- the LOC137816175 gene encoding uncharacterized protein gives MGSPHKDPNVFHFTHPHPLECTTSPSTPNILHCFGCKLKLKPAEDYYHCKTCAFSLHHVCYNMPLITNHPSHPTHPLNLLLIPSTKPTPNCAACGHHVTGFSYHCAQCTIFFHAFCLALPLSLAITYHPHKIKLQFSPPYDFFCDLCNKPSNHNNRWLYRCNMCEFDTHIACAVENLDPRLFHIPSFPQSSPLLRQLTSHQVEHKKISASVGDSFKGYEYGIMSLVAQQIGGGTRENFDSTTAGWDKRLYSSPRKKHNRAESEKMKNVELGFQEKALSPAEVLSELEGRTPLRDKWTPLSDHSDAPFSNQYSDSCFSIDLAKSYSSHARRSQVQKEGGKDQITRAATMPETPNVGSNCAQREEPFVVVNNTLNAAIFIKEGRTSDAGKSSQRVMMKNRNERHAKSSVQDETIAISETGRTSCSCWKKFLNFCPLA, from the exons ATGGGATCACCACACAAGGACCCAAATGTTTTCCACTTTACCCATCCACATCCTTTGGAATGCACCACCTCACCCTCCACACCAAATATTCTACACTGCTTTGGATGCAAGCTAAAACTTAAGCCTGCTGAGGACTATTACCACTGCAAAACATGTGCTTTCTCTCTTCACCATGTCTGCTACAATATGCCCTTAATCACAAACCACCCTTCACATCCAACCCACCCTCTAAACCTCCTTCTTATACCTTCCACCAAACCCACTCCCAACTGTGCGGCATGTGGCCACCATGTCACGGGCTTTTCCTACCACTGTGCTCAATGCACCATCTTCTTTCATGCCTTCTGTCTTGCACTCCCTCTGTCCCTCGCAATCACATACCATCCCCACAAAATCAAGCTTCAGTTTTCACCACCCTATGACTTCTTCTGTGACTTGTGCAACAAGCCCAGTAATCATAATAACCGGTGGCTGTATAGGTGCAACATGTGTGAATTCGACACACATATAGCTTGTGCCGTTGAAAACCTAGATCCTCGTTTGTTTCATATCCCATCTTTCCCTCAGTCAAGCCCTCTGTTAAGGCAACTTACTAGTCATCAAGTGGAACACAAAAAAATTAGTGCAAGTGTAGGTGATAGTTTCAAAGGGTATGAGTATGGGATCATGAGTTTGGTGGCACAACAAATTGGAGGGGGGACCAGGGAAAATTTTGATAGTACAACCGCTGGATGGGACAAGAGATTGTATAGTAGTCCAAGGAAAAAGCATAACAGAGCTGAGAGTGAGAAGATGAAGAATGTTGAACTTGGATTCCAAGAAAAAGCACTAAGCCCTGCTGAAGTTTTATCAGAACTAGAAGGAAGAACCCCACTTCGGGATAAATGGACTCCACTTTCTGATCACTCGGACGCACCGTTTAGTAACCAATACAGTGACTCGTGTTTTTCAATAGATTTGGCAAAGTCATATTCATCCCATGCACGTAGAAGTCAGGTACAAAAAGAAGGTGGTAAAGACCAGATAACACGAGCTGCAACTATGCCAGAGACACCTAACGTTGGAAGCAATTGTGCACAACGTGAAGAACCATTCGTTGTAGTTAATAATACGCTGAACGCAGCTATTTTCATCAAAGAAGGACGAACTAGTGATGCTGGGAAATCAAGCCAGAGAGTGATGATGAAAAATCGTAACGAAAGGCACGCTAAAAGTTCTGTTCAAGACGAAACAATTGCTATATCGGAGACA GGAAGAACCAGCTGTTCTTGTTGGAAGAAATTCCTAAACTTCTGCCCTTTAGCATAG
- the LOC137814140 gene encoding metal tolerance protein C2 produces the protein MEEARESLTSINGDFGFGGATDRRFAFSRQSSFQQPHTPIDIPAHGLHHHLYWSARDDKPSASLRQSSFSSFVFSVFRNVRSGQRYMKRLFLMISLNVAYSTAELLIGLFTGRVGLVSDAVHLTFGCGLLTFSLFVMAASRKKADREYTYGYKRLEVLSAFTNALFLLFMSFSLAVEALHAFIQDESEHKHYLIVSAVTNLFVNLVGVWFFRNYARINLAYRNAEDMNHHSVFLHVLADSIRSAGLILASWLLSIRVQNAEVLCLGLVSVAVFMLVLPLFRATGGILLQMAPPSIPTTALNKCLRQISAREDVVEVSQVRFWELVPGHVIGSLIVQVKEGTNDRPILEFVHGLYHDLGVQDLTVQTDNA, from the exons ATGGAGGAAGCCAGAGAGTCTCTCACATCCATCAACGGCGATTTCGGCTTCGGCggtgccaccgatcgccgattCGCCTTTTCGCGCCAATCTTCCTTCCAACAACCTCACACGCCAATAGACATTCCCGCACACGGCCTACACCACCACCTCTACTGGTCCGCGCGTGACGATAAGCCCTCCGCCTCGCTCCGCCAATCGTCCTTCTCCTCCTTCGTTTTCTCCGTCTTCCGCAACGTTAGATCTGGCCAAAGGTATATGAAAAGGCTCTTCCTGATGATCTCGCTCAATGTCGCGTACTCCACCGCTGAATTGCTCATTGGCCTCTTCACAGGCCGCGTAG GTTTGGTGTCTGATGCGGTTCACTTGACTTTTGGATGTGGTCTTCTTACATTTTCGTTATTTGTTATGGCTGCGTCTAGGAAGAAGGCCGATCGAGAGTATACTTATGG GTATAAAAGGCTAGAAGTCTTGTCTGCATTTACAAATGCC CTGTTTCTTTTGTTTATGTCATTCTCCCTAGCAGTTGAGGCACTTCATGCCTTCATACAAGATGAATCAGAGCACAA GCATTACTTGATTGTTTCTGCGGTGACCAATTTATTTGTGAATCTCGTTGGTGTATGGTTCTTCAGAAACTATGCTCGGATTAATCTTG CTTACAGAAATGCAGAAGATATGAATCACCACTCTGTTTTCCTGCATGTCCTTGCAGATTCCATTCGCAG TGCAGGTCTGATATTGGCATCCTGGTTATTGTCCATCAG GGTTCAGAATGCAGAAGTCTTGTGTTTAGGACTTGTTTCTGTTGCAGTTTTTATGCTTGTTCTGCCTCTCTTTAGGGCAACTGGTGGTATCTTGCTCCAAATGGCACCTCCGAGCATCCCAACTACTGCTTTGAACAAATGCTTGAGACAG ATTTCTGCTCGGGAAGATGTAGTGGAAGTCTCCCAGGTTCGTTTCTGGGAATTAGTGCCAGGTCATGTGATCGGTTCACTTATAGTACAg GTAAAGGAAGGGACAAACGATCGGCCAATACTAGAATTTGTGCATGGTCTATACCATGATTTGGGCGTGCAGGACCTTACGGTGCAGACTGATAATGCGTGA
- the LOC137814141 gene encoding uncharacterized protein, with product MEKMEHFSHIHPLLLKQEKRNNNNRVLCSGCENPISGPVFSCEQCNYNLHKTCAEMPRHVKHPLHPEHPLVLLSTSPYEGRYVCDSCRGIFQNFVYHCYICSYDLDVSCASQCNPDDGHKHEFMSVTNPQSFVCYACGLQGNEGLACLCSICQIWVHSSCAELPLAVRIKSHDHPLKLTYALHHVYGFWGNITCGVCNGAMSAAFAGYFCSTCTFPVHLKCLQQDLRDEWEAVTEDETGESLDIDFAFSFFGHEHLLKLTDEESDLRYSGKLCDGCIQPIMPPLLSCEEENCGFILHQSCAGLPRTKLHPFHAHPLTLLPKAPNYDGIYRCDGCKRLSNGFVYRCDECQFDLDVCCGSLQERIEHESHMHPLLLKKTTVGRQCKGCQNWSKYVFVCDVCEDFAIDCGCATLPLKAWHMYDKHPLILNYSAEEGLREYECGLCNEKTCPKQWFYYCDDCDSGAHPYCVEGKSRRVKFGGSFQYDVHSHPLALVEETDQNTKCEACGECCNGWTLECDQCKSYFHREGQCFWKQFKKSAKYLELSGVMRHRYAANVLASTPNVTTK from the coding sequence ATGGAGAAGATGGAACATTTCAGCCATATCCaccctcttttgttaaagcaggAAAAGAGAAATAACAACAACCGAGTCCTTTGCTCAGGTTGTGAAAACCCAATTTCAGGTCCTGTTTTCAGCTGCGAGCAATGCAACTATAACCTTCACAAAACATGCGCAGAAATGCCACGCCATGTGAAACACCCACTTCACCCTGAACACCCCCTTGTTCTCCTTTCCACTTCCCCTTATGAGGGACGCTACGTATGTGATTCCTGTAGAGGCATCTTCCAAAACTTCGTGTACCATTGTTATATCTGCAGTTATGACCTTGATGTGTCATGTGCTTCTCAGTGCAACCCTGATGATGGCCATAAGCACGAGTTCATGTCAGTGACAAATCCACAATCGTTTGTTTGTTATGCTTGTGGCTTGCAAGGAAACGAGGGTCTCGCTTGCCTATGCTCCATTTGTCAGATTTGGGTTCATTCTAGCTGTGCTGAATTGCCTCTTGCTGTTAGAATAAAAAGCCATGACCACCCTTTGAAGCTCACTTATGCCCTTCATCACGTTTATGGTTTCTGGGGTAACATAACTTGTGGTGTTTGTAATGGAGCAATGAGTGCAGCTTTTGCGGGTTACTTTTGTTCAACGTGCACATTTCCCGTGCATTTGAAGTGTCTACAACAAGATTTAAGAGATGAGTGGGAGGCCGTAACAGAAGATGAAACTGGTGAATCCTTGGATATTGATTTTGCTTTCAGTTTCTTTGGGCATGAACATTTGTTGAAGTTGACGGACGAAGAGAGTGATCTGCGATATTCTGGTAAACTCTGTGATGGGTGTATCCAACCCATCATGCCACCTTTACTTTCTTGTGAAGAAGAAAATTGTGGCTTCATTTTGCACCAAAGTTGTGCTGGACTACCAAGAACAAAGCTACACCCCTTTCATGCACACCCTCTAACTCTTCTCCCCAAGGCACCAAATTATGATGGTATTTATAGGTGCGATGGATGCAAAAGATTGAGCAATGGTTTTGTGTATCGTTGTGATGAGTGTCAATTCGACCTTGATGTTTGTTGTGGTTCCCTTCAAGAGAGAATTGAACATGAAAGTCACATGCATCCCTTGCTCCTCAAGAAGACAACCGTTGGTAGGCAATGTAAAGGTTGTCAAAATTGGTCAAAGTATGTGTTTGTGTGTGATGTTTGTGAGGATTTTGCTATTGATTGTGGATGTGCTACTCTGCCGCTTAAGGCATGGCACATGTATGACAAGCATCCTCTAATTCTGAACTACTCTGCTGAAGAGGGTTTGAGGGAATATGAATGTGGCCTTTGCAATGAGAAAACTTGTCCGAAACAATGGTTTTATTACTGCGATGACTGTGATTCTGGTGCTCATCCTTATTGTGTTGAAGGCAAGTCTAGGCGTGTCAAGTTCGGAGGCAGTTTCCAATATGATGTTCACTCACACCCTCTTGCTTTGGTTGAAGAAACTGATCAAAACACTAAATGTGAAGCCTGTGGTGAATGCTGCAATGGCTGGACACTTGAATGTGACCAATGCAAAAGCTACTTTCACCGTGAAGGACAGTGCTTTTGGAAACAATTTAAGAAGAGCGCCAAGTATTTGGAGTTGTCAGGAGTTATGAGACACAGGTATGCAGCAAACGTGTTAGCCTCCACCCCCAATGTAACCACAAAGTGA